A region from the Candidatus Electrothrix scaldis genome encodes:
- a CDS encoding ATP-binding cassette domain-containing protein translates to MKNLENHQLPSEFLHMQPMVLQALVQRLRIRECSRRQMSSDPDFLHIIDVYKVYNGKVILDNIDLQVSRGEFCTVVGPSGCGKSTLLRLIIGAEVPTAGQILLEHKIVGPPDIHRGVVFQKYSLFPHLTVLDNISLGLRLGGRQGSKEMGAALLF, encoded by the coding sequence ATGAAAAATCTGGAAAACCATCAACTCCCCAGCGAATTTTTGCACATGCAGCCAATGGTTTTACAGGCACTTGTTCAGCGATTAAGAATCAGGGAATGCTCCCGGCGACAGATGAGTTCTGATCCCGATTTTCTCCACATTATCGATGTGTACAAGGTCTATAACGGTAAAGTAATCCTGGATAATATTGATCTCCAGGTGAGCAGAGGAGAGTTCTGTACCGTGGTTGGCCCCAGCGGTTGCGGCAAATCAACCTTGTTGCGCCTGATAATCGGGGCAGAGGTTCCCACAGCCGGACAAATCCTGCTTGAACATAAAATTGTGGGGCCACCAGACATCCACCGGGGCGTGGTTTTTCAGAAGTATTCTCTCTTTCCTCACCTGACTGTGCTGGATAATATCAGCTTGGGCCTGCGCCTCGGCGGACGACAGGGCTCAAAGGAGATGGGTGCGGCTCTTCTGTTTTGA
- a CDS encoding O-antigen ligase family protein: MIQHRKFKIVIFSSLFTIVLFVPFLFSLLKRFYFYQAIIVGIILLPILLIPLVRSPRKTLLALLLLSIPLNPSVALLQDYSFIFPLAIKFWFSDLLLFFCWCYIFLNNLIGRTNYSRIISKSSRIVLNFFLIWLAFALFSMIFAVDRLIVLIELIKIIRILLIFLTIPYLINSEKDLAFIAACLIGAVFLQALLILAQYSTGEQLLRLPGGARNLDITSDGLLFRPSGTLGHSSNFAKISALVLPVCLTLQQHDSRPFMKIFFTLALLIIIISSVVVVSRIGLATSALGITLTFLLSLRTAKGRKKILLQLYLCVIVFFVAWITGGERIIVRMTYDNFSSGSRLPMWLTALEVIKSHPLGVGLNNYLHIASQYDFYGIVESYPFPVHNVFLLNFAELGVVGGGCFIGLLVSVVVLARNIAKRVHDDMDAAILQSLGIGIACSWLQGLVGWGHRSSFIHLPFFAILAGTIVAYNYLIAQKYNRAYWTEPF; this comes from the coding sequence ATGATTCAGCATCGTAAATTTAAAATCGTAATATTTTCTTCCCTATTTACAATCGTACTTTTTGTTCCATTTCTTTTTTCGCTGTTAAAACGATTTTATTTTTATCAAGCAATTATAGTTGGAATAATACTTCTCCCGATTTTACTCATTCCACTTGTACGTTCGCCGCGAAAAACTCTTCTCGCATTATTACTATTATCTATCCCTTTAAATCCTAGCGTTGCACTTCTTCAGGATTATTCTTTTATATTTCCACTGGCCATTAAATTTTGGTTCTCGGACCTGCTGTTATTTTTTTGTTGGTGTTATATTTTTTTAAATAATTTAATCGGTCGTACGAATTATTCTCGTATAATCTCTAAATCATCCAGGATAGTTTTGAACTTTTTTCTTATATGGCTTGCCTTTGCTCTGTTCAGTATGATTTTTGCCGTTGATAGACTGATTGTTCTCATTGAGCTTATTAAAATTATACGGATACTGCTTATCTTTCTGACCATTCCGTATCTTATTAACTCAGAAAAAGACCTTGCCTTTATTGCTGCATGCTTAATCGGAGCCGTTTTTCTGCAAGCATTGTTGATATTGGCCCAATATTCAACAGGGGAACAACTTCTTCGTCTTCCCGGTGGAGCTCGTAATCTTGATATAACCTCTGATGGCTTATTATTTCGTCCCAGTGGCACATTGGGACACTCCTCAAATTTTGCTAAAATATCTGCTTTAGTCCTGCCGGTCTGTTTGACTTTGCAACAACATGATTCACGTCCCTTTATGAAAATTTTTTTTACGTTGGCTCTGCTTATTATTATTATAAGCTCTGTGGTAGTGGTGAGTCGTATTGGATTAGCAACCTCCGCGCTGGGAATTACTCTGACATTTTTATTATCCCTAAGAACTGCTAAGGGCAGAAAAAAAATTTTATTGCAACTATATTTATGTGTCATTGTTTTTTTTGTGGCATGGATTACTGGCGGGGAACGAATAATCGTCCGGATGACATACGATAATTTTTCTTCAGGATCAAGGCTTCCCATGTGGTTGACGGCACTGGAAGTTATTAAGTCGCACCCACTCGGCGTTGGTCTTAATAACTATCTCCACATAGCGTCTCAGTATGATTTTTATGGTATAGTAGAGTCGTACCCATTTCCGGTTCACAATGTTTTTCTCCTTAATTTTGCTGAGCTAGGAGTAGTAGGGGGGGGCTGTTTTATTGGCTTGCTGGTAAGTGTTGTCGTATTAGCACGTAACATCGCAAAAAGAGTGCATGACGATATGGATGCGGCAATTCTGCAGTCGCTGGGTATAGGTATTGCTTGCAGCTGGCTTCAAGGCCTGGTCGGTTGGGGGCATAGGTCATCTTTTATTCACTTGCCTTTTTTTGCAATTCTTGCCGGAACAATAGTCGCCTATAATTATCTGATAGCACAAAAATATAACAGGGCCTATTGGACAGAGCCTTTCTGA
- a CDS encoding ATP-binding cassette domain-containing protein, whose protein sequence is MSRKEINEEATDMLEKIRLVEHGGKYPHELSGGMQQRVAIGQSLIMKPKILVMDEPFGALDPDTREDMQLFLVELWEKEKMTIFFITHDLEEAAFLGTRLVVLSQYYTDDRGNGNHVNRGAKITADYKPPPTVSNTAVKQSREFIELITCIRKEGFDPDFLQHASEFKLMHPDSFQTLTKEESGLGRSN, encoded by the coding sequence ATGTCGCGCAAAGAAATAAACGAGGAAGCAACAGACATGCTGGAAAAGATCCGGTTGGTCGAGCATGGTGGGAAATATCCTCATGAGTTGTCGGGCGGTATGCAGCAGCGTGTGGCTATCGGGCAGTCTCTGATTATGAAACCAAAAATTCTGGTTATGGATGAGCCCTTTGGTGCCCTTGATCCTGATACCAGGGAAGATATGCAGCTTTTTTTGGTGGAACTCTGGGAGAAAGAGAAAATGACGATTTTCTTTATTACCCATGATCTGGAAGAGGCTGCCTTTCTCGGCACCAGACTTGTAGTGCTGTCGCAGTATTATACTGATGACAGGGGAAATGGCAATCACGTCAATCGCGGGGCTAAGATTACAGCTGATTACAAGCCACCCCCTACTGTGAGTAATACAGCAGTCAAGCAGAGCAGAGAATTTATCGAGCTAATTACCTGTATACGCAAAGAGGGCTTTGATCCTGATTTTCTTCAGCATGCAAGTGAATTTAAACTGATGCATCCTGATTCCTTTCAGACCTTAACTAAGGAAGAGAGTGGATTGGGTCGCTCTAATTAG
- a CDS encoding DKNYY domain-containing protein: MGKIYHRISAPIALFFLLFPLCAQGASLGKCYKRTTEGIEISYLGGYPSAKRIHSKVQGADPASFLLLADIQGDNCGQAPLYGADAKQVFFRNKPLAGADPKYFIVIGKGYSHDRIGLYYRDKLVANVKPEGIRLIPIPYSTAVYCATTAVVLSRDEPIIAAVDPLTVQALGGRWLRDAKHVYLEHFKENIQGADPNSFSVLAPRKGRLRDLLYAQDRNRVYMLTAQGVKILQGADPATFERLNKQYCRDRSTVYYQGMPVEGAHAPSFHVPKRTFGHTGFDKFGKIHRGKRVAGK, translated from the coding sequence ATGGGAAAAATCTATCATCGCATCTCTGCTCCAATCGCTCTCTTTTTCCTCCTGTTCCCCCTCTGCGCCCAAGGCGCTTCCCTGGGAAAATGCTATAAGCGAACAACTGAAGGCATAGAAATCAGCTACCTGGGCGGCTATCCCTCTGCTAAACGTATCCACAGCAAGGTCCAGGGCGCTGATCCCGCTTCTTTCCTCCTCTTGGCAGACATTCAGGGCGATAACTGCGGTCAGGCACCGCTTTACGGTGCTGATGCCAAGCAAGTCTTTTTCCGCAACAAGCCTCTTGCCGGAGCTGATCCGAAATATTTCATCGTCATCGGCAAGGGATATAGCCACGACCGGATCGGCCTCTATTATCGCGACAAGCTGGTAGCCAATGTCAAACCGGAGGGCATTCGCCTTATTCCCATCCCCTACTCTACGGCTGTATACTGCGCAACCACCGCTGTGGTTCTCTCCCGAGACGAACCAATCATCGCAGCGGTGGACCCACTCACCGTTCAGGCCCTGGGCGGCCGATGGCTGCGGGACGCCAAGCATGTCTATCTGGAGCATTTCAAAGAAAACATCCAGGGTGCGGACCCGAACAGTTTTAGCGTGTTAGCGCCCAGGAAAGGCAGGTTACGTGATCTGCTCTATGCGCAGGACAGGAATCGGGTCTATATGCTCACTGCTCAGGGAGTGAAGATTTTGCAAGGGGCTGACCCGGCGACCTTTGAGCGGCTGAATAAGCAGTATTGCCGGGATCGATCCACAGTTTATTATCAGGGCATGCCGGTTGAGGGTGCCCATGCCCCGAGTTTCCATGTCCCCAAGCGTACCTTCGGTCATACTGGTTTTGACAAGTTCGGCAAGATCCATCGTGGTAAAAGAGTTGCTGGCAAATAA
- a CDS encoding Coenzyme F420 hydrogenase/dehydrogenase, beta subunit C-terminal domain, translating to MIKEKTITIKKYKKLCTACGICVAACPGDALEMRLSSAGIMRPILKANNQCRNCGLCIKVCGGYKLPDDNDAVNCPNRNSAIGPWHKIYIGYAQEKTVRARGASGGVVTSLLIHLLKRGDIRGAIVTVTDPENPFSSKTTLATSQQELLASQKSRYTQVDFSQGLKELLQAPPGNYAIVGLPCHLASLEKLTQINRRVRDKLFIRIGLFCGRGSSSHLGELVAIKGLKIIPKSVKNVCYRSGPWEKFGFEYQGDFGKKWMQFGGNSIISQCWSTFFLCPRRCLLCNDGFAEYSDISCGDAWNIFTGNKELGGSVVIIRSQIGQQVVDKGSLEQSISLTEIKIEDLLLTQPSIVRFQEKLHPAIVKIFSLFHSPVPLNLREKSKSALQYKQLVAGVIIIFNSQCSLMFSRSGLLRYVPASVLSTFQKIFRKGIQFGSKK from the coding sequence ATGATAAAAGAAAAGACAATTACAATAAAGAAATATAAAAAATTATGTACAGCATGTGGAATCTGTGTTGCGGCTTGCCCTGGAGATGCGTTGGAGATGCGTCTGTCATCAGCGGGCATTATGCGGCCTATACTGAAAGCAAATAATCAGTGCAGGAACTGTGGTTTGTGCATAAAGGTTTGCGGTGGGTACAAACTCCCTGACGACAACGATGCGGTAAATTGCCCTAACAGAAATTCGGCAATTGGGCCCTGGCATAAAATCTATATAGGATATGCTCAAGAAAAGACTGTCAGGGCCAGAGGCGCGTCAGGTGGAGTTGTTACATCTTTGTTAATCCACCTCCTGAAACGGGGAGATATTCGTGGAGCGATCGTTACCGTGACGGATCCAGAAAATCCGTTTAGTAGTAAAACTACCTTAGCAACTTCTCAGCAAGAATTACTTGCCAGCCAGAAATCAAGATATACACAGGTTGATTTCAGTCAGGGGCTAAAAGAATTACTGCAGGCGCCCCCAGGGAATTATGCTATTGTAGGGTTGCCCTGTCATCTTGCCAGTCTTGAAAAGTTAACACAAATTAACCGGAGAGTTAGAGACAAGCTTTTTATTAGAATAGGTCTTTTTTGTGGCCGTGGTTCAAGCAGCCATCTTGGGGAATTAGTTGCTATTAAGGGTTTAAAAATTATTCCCAAATCCGTTAAAAATGTGTGTTACAGGAGCGGTCCTTGGGAAAAATTTGGTTTTGAATACCAAGGTGATTTTGGGAAAAAGTGGATGCAGTTTGGGGGGAACAGTATTATTTCACAGTGTTGGAGCACCTTTTTTCTTTGTCCTAGACGTTGCCTCCTTTGTAACGATGGTTTTGCTGAGTATTCCGATATTTCTTGTGGTGATGCATGGAATATTTTTACAGGCAACAAAGAACTTGGCGGCTCGGTTGTGATAATCAGGAGTCAAATAGGCCAACAGGTAGTCGATAAGGGATCGTTAGAACAAAGTATATCGCTCACGGAAATTAAAATAGAAGATCTGCTGCTAACTCAACCTTCAATTGTGCGATTTCAAGAAAAATTGCATCCTGCCATTGTCAAAATATTTTCTTTGTTTCATTCTCCTGTTCCACTGAACCTGCGTGAAAAAAGCAAGAGTGCTTTGCAATATAAGCAATTGGTTGCTGGTGTTATTATTATTTTTAACTCGCAATGCAGCCTTATGTTTAGTCGTAGTGGTCTTTTGCGCTATGTGCCGGCATCAGTTCTTTCCACGTTTCAAAAGATTTTTCGTAAGGGCATTCAATTTGGCAGCAAGAAATAA
- a CDS encoding glycosyltransferase family 4 protein produces the protein MLSVVLFSVRGGIETYTAQLVNELAPIVRVAYAIDIKTKQQIGRLIDPRVTLIEYRRPRLREFWGIVEICRLAVKIKQFNPDLFHIQGDGVWESVLLRLLSNIPIVATVHDPIKHIDQRTHVNNWTMKDVVKRSRGWVLHSEGLKNIFIKLNKVNKDNVLIHPHGIYNFYCNYSPPSKNKEKFFLFFGELRINKGLDLFLEAFEMVTGQIPEWKVVIAGRGHFEQDKHLEFNRERIEFYNRYITNAEAASFFSKAGVVVLPYRHGSQSGVLAMAAAFFCPVLATRVGNIPEILLDRQHALLVEPENVKQLAKGLLEIVADESLRTTLGENLGMLANDEWSWKEIAQKTLLFYQKNI, from the coding sequence ATGCTTTCAGTTGTTTTATTTTCTGTGAGAGGAGGAATTGAGACATACACCGCGCAACTCGTGAATGAGCTAGCCCCTATCGTCCGAGTTGCCTATGCAATTGATATAAAAACAAAACAACAAATAGGGCGCCTGATAGATCCGCGAGTGACTTTGATTGAATACCGTCGTCCACGGCTTAGAGAATTTTGGGGTATTGTAGAAATTTGCCGGTTAGCGGTGAAAATTAAACAATTCAATCCTGATCTTTTTCATATTCAAGGCGATGGCGTTTGGGAAAGCGTACTTTTGCGACTTCTCAGTAACATACCGATTGTTGCCACGGTACATGATCCTATTAAACATATTGATCAGCGGACCCATGTAAATAACTGGACGATGAAAGATGTCGTTAAGCGTTCGAGAGGTTGGGTCTTGCACAGTGAAGGTTTGAAGAATATATTTATCAAGTTGAATAAAGTGAATAAAGATAATGTATTAATCCATCCTCATGGAATTTATAATTTTTATTGTAATTATTCCCCGCCATCGAAAAATAAAGAAAAATTTTTTTTATTCTTTGGAGAACTAAGGATAAATAAAGGACTTGATCTGTTTCTCGAAGCCTTTGAGATGGTAACGGGTCAAATACCTGAATGGAAAGTTGTAATAGCCGGTCGAGGTCATTTTGAACAGGACAAGCATCTTGAATTCAATAGAGAACGAATAGAATTTTATAATCGCTATATCACGAATGCTGAAGCAGCGTCTTTTTTTTCTAAAGCCGGAGTAGTTGTTTTACCATATCGTCATGGAAGCCAAAGTGGTGTACTTGCTATGGCAGCAGCTTTCTTCTGCCCTGTATTGGCTACCCGAGTAGGTAATATTCCTGAAATACTGCTTGATAGACAACATGCTTTGCTGGTTGAACCTGAAAATGTAAAGCAATTGGCTAAGGGGTTGCTTGAAATCGTAGCTGATGAAAGTTTACGAACGACATTAGGAGAAAACTTAGGGATGCTTGCTAATGATGAGTGGTCTTGGAAAGAAATCGCTCAAAAAACACTGCTTTTTTATCAAAAAAATATTTAA
- a CDS encoding M18 family aminopeptidase, whose translation MIAEKKYALELADFIGSSPTSFHAVATAAELLEKKGFQQLDEKENWQKLPAGKYFVLRNESSLISFIWNDGAQSVEMIGAHTDSPCLKVKPKPVIRNWNCLQLGVEIYGGALLRPWFDRELSLAGRVLWHEVGSTELHSTLIDFKRPVAIIPNLAIHLNSEANKLQEVNRQSDMVPLLSLTEEEQTDFFQIIEKQLRRQYSLPGQIAISDHELFFYDAASPALIGLEEQFLTGARLDNLISCFAALQALVVADAAGTEQNCMIMLNDHEEVGSTSAVGAQGSFLRDILKRLLPDPGERQAMLRKSLLISADNAHALHPNFADKHDPQHQPLMSKGLVIKLNANQRYATNAGTSARFRMLCEQAEVPVQEFVVRNDMGCGSTIGPLTAAKIGVDTVDIGVPSLAMHSIRETAACTDCWYLYQVLRRFFSAE comes from the coding sequence ATGATAGCGGAAAAAAAATACGCCCTTGAGCTGGCCGATTTTATCGGCTCATCCCCCACATCCTTTCATGCTGTTGCCACGGCGGCGGAGCTGCTGGAGAAGAAAGGTTTTCAGCAGCTTGATGAAAAAGAGAACTGGCAGAAGCTGCCTGCTGGAAAATATTTTGTCCTCCGCAATGAATCCAGCCTCATCAGCTTCATCTGGAATGACGGGGCACAATCCGTGGAGATGATCGGGGCCCATACTGACAGTCCCTGCCTCAAGGTCAAGCCCAAGCCTGTTATCAGAAACTGGAACTGTCTGCAACTTGGGGTTGAGATCTACGGCGGTGCCCTGCTCAGGCCCTGGTTTGACCGGGAGCTCTCCCTTGCCGGGCGGGTGCTCTGGCATGAGGTGGGCTCAACAGAGCTGCATTCCACCCTGATTGATTTTAAGCGTCCGGTTGCCATTATTCCTAACCTAGCTATTCATCTGAACAGCGAAGCCAATAAACTCCAGGAAGTCAACAGACAGAGTGATATGGTTCCCCTGCTTTCTCTGACCGAAGAAGAGCAAACCGACTTCTTCCAAATCATTGAGAAGCAATTGCGGCGTCAGTATTCCCTGCCGGGACAGATCGCCATAAGTGACCACGAGCTCTTCTTTTATGATGCGGCCTCCCCTGCCCTGATCGGTTTGGAGGAGCAATTTCTTACCGGGGCCCGCCTGGACAACCTGATCTCCTGCTTTGCCGCCCTCCAAGCCTTAGTGGTTGCTGATGCCGCTGGAACGGAACAAAACTGCATGATTATGCTCAACGACCACGAGGAGGTGGGCAGCACCTCGGCTGTGGGTGCGCAAGGTTCCTTTCTCCGTGACATCCTGAAGCGGCTGCTGCCGGATCCGGGCGAACGGCAGGCCATGCTGCGTAAGTCATTGCTCATCTCAGCAGATAATGCCCATGCACTCCACCCTAATTTCGCAGACAAGCATGATCCCCAGCACCAGCCGCTGATGAGCAAGGGCCTGGTTATCAAGCTCAATGCCAACCAGCGCTATGCCACCAATGCCGGGACCTCGGCCCGCTTCCGCATGCTCTGTGAACAGGCAGAGGTGCCAGTACAGGAATTTGTTGTACGTAATGATATGGGCTGCGGCTCCACCATTGGTCCGCTCACTGCCGCCAAAATCGGAGTGGACACGGTGGATATTGGTGTGCCTTCCCTGGCCATGCATTCTATTCGTGAAACAGCAGCCTGCACCGATTGCTGGTATCTCTATCAGGTCTTACGCAGATTTTTCAGCGCGGAATAA
- a CDS encoding oligosaccharide flippase family protein has translation MSKGQFHTLLKKSSYASVGVLLSRVLSACAVIIMSRVVGPANFGIYASLWAVIRVTLALSETGMTTGIKRDGARNYEYLPILLGNTLLAKIVIGIIALLFATLYYTAVVEFNSVHQSLTVPLVIIAFILFFIEPFFAVLQVRGQQAQIAVLQIGKNLLFLTGFIALAVKGSGLKTFVWFQAVLNCFFFIVVYFYSTGSLRVRFDLSQIAPQFFSSFVFGLSGVMYTTYTQLPVLALAHFGSIEEVGYFAVAYRLIELLFLTAAAASNNAFLPSLFRLYRSNRKDFVEICGRMQLFFFSLGVVVSSSLYVSAEPLILFLQGDEYRPAIQAVRIMSWAVMLNMGILAAGCSLTAAGRMRIKILLQLCVVAVVFLTSIFIIKPYGFLGASYTVCIMWGTLVILYYPYAGYKRLITSAGLFHLLLPSTLTIVAAVFTANLFYLPWVTKLTFFFLNAILVWLLTFLWFKKHPPILH, from the coding sequence ATGAGTAAAGGACAGTTTCATACCTTGCTTAAAAAAAGCTCCTACGCATCCGTCGGTGTACTCCTGTCTCGTGTGCTCAGTGCGTGTGCTGTAATAATAATGTCTCGAGTCGTAGGACCTGCTAATTTTGGAATATATGCTTCACTCTGGGCAGTTATCCGCGTTACGTTAGCCTTAAGTGAGACAGGAATGACAACCGGCATTAAAAGGGATGGGGCTCGTAATTATGAATACCTGCCTATTCTTTTGGGAAATACTCTTCTTGCTAAGATTGTGATTGGGATAATCGCTTTGCTTTTTGCCACCCTTTACTACACTGCAGTTGTGGAATTCAACAGCGTCCACCAATCGCTAACAGTTCCTCTGGTGATAATTGCCTTTATATTATTTTTTATTGAACCTTTTTTTGCGGTTCTGCAAGTTAGGGGACAACAGGCACAAATAGCTGTACTGCAAATCGGAAAAAATTTATTATTTCTAACAGGTTTTATAGCTCTGGCTGTAAAGGGCTCGGGTCTCAAGACATTTGTTTGGTTCCAGGCCGTATTGAATTGTTTTTTTTTCATTGTTGTTTATTTCTATTCCACTGGGTCTCTTCGAGTCCGTTTCGATCTGAGTCAAATAGCCCCCCAATTTTTTAGTTCTTTTGTTTTTGGGCTGTCAGGTGTCATGTATACAACATATACACAACTGCCTGTTCTTGCTCTTGCTCATTTTGGCTCAATCGAAGAAGTGGGGTATTTCGCCGTAGCTTATCGGTTGATTGAACTGCTGTTTTTGACAGCTGCCGCAGCGAGTAATAATGCGTTTCTCCCCTCCCTCTTTCGGTTATATAGATCGAATCGGAAAGACTTTGTAGAGATCTGCGGCAGAATGCAACTTTTTTTCTTTTCTCTTGGAGTTGTAGTATCATCATCTCTTTATGTTAGTGCTGAGCCACTCATTTTATTCTTGCAAGGAGATGAATATCGTCCTGCAATTCAGGCGGTACGCATAATGTCATGGGCAGTTATGTTGAATATGGGGATATTGGCTGCCGGGTGCAGTCTGACGGCAGCTGGCAGGATGCGAATAAAAATACTCCTGCAGCTCTGCGTTGTTGCTGTTGTCTTTCTTACCAGTATATTTATTATCAAACCTTACGGTTTTCTGGGGGCAAGCTATACTGTTTGTATTATGTGGGGTACATTGGTCATTCTCTATTATCCTTATGCCGGTTACAAAAGATTAATTACTTCTGCCGGTCTTTTTCACCTTCTTTTGCCATCAACTTTAACGATTGTGGCTGCTGTCTTCACGGCAAACCTTTTTTATTTACCTTGGGTAACAAAACTTACTTTCTTTTTTTTAAACGCTATACTAGTTTGGCTATTGACGTTCCTCTGGTTTAAAAAGCATCCTCCTATTCTGCACTAA
- a CDS encoding polysaccharide pyruvyl transferase family protein, with amino-acid sequence MAARNNNFFPPKQPVRFLIGGVHFGHQNIGDEAILAGIVTVLRNIAPNCIITVLTDNPDGSTSNLLCVKTFRFRLYTTRKTGGYKRAFRLMSRMLENVLHAYAVFRHDIIICAGATILSDSPATVIRLSSFGLAANKRLIYFPGGMNSGNPNSTLEKLVFLSREFDLFLTRDPDSRQRLISAGCKKQQIICTVDPAFNVKGWEIEQKRALRYVPWLTGGLSVVAIGISNEPDCEQHNHPKQWAMIADFVIEKFGAHVLFLPSNTESGKDLVVMKKTHALMKYRKKAMIIEKELEPKVMIALIAHLELMISSRMHQLIFSAMATTPFIGISRCDKTDTFLSFFDMKAAASTQNCTLGRLRFTLEETWGQREEIKKHIAGVTKKLYARSLETELLVRNCLEKIYMMPVQKRPWSLRLRFLLKAFFMKLGKDTKKTPPPVAPSGDN; translated from the coding sequence TTGGCAGCAAGAAATAATAATTTTTTTCCCCCTAAGCAGCCTGTTCGTTTTCTTATCGGCGGCGTTCATTTCGGTCATCAAAATATTGGTGACGAGGCTATCTTAGCAGGGATTGTTACGGTACTACGCAATATAGCTCCTAATTGCATAATTACAGTACTAACAGATAATCCAGATGGATCAACTAGTAACCTACTTTGTGTAAAAACCTTTCGATTTCGATTGTATACAACTAGGAAGACAGGTGGGTATAAAAGGGCTTTCAGGCTAATGAGTCGTATGCTGGAGAATGTTCTTCATGCCTACGCTGTTTTTCGTCATGATATTATTATTTGCGCGGGTGCTACTATTTTATCCGATTCACCTGCCACGGTTATCCGACTATCTTCCTTTGGGCTTGCTGCAAATAAACGTCTTATATATTTTCCGGGAGGAATGAATTCCGGGAATCCTAATTCTACCTTAGAAAAACTCGTTTTTCTAAGCAGGGAATTCGATCTTTTTCTGACCCGTGACCCTGATAGTAGACAACGGTTAATAAGTGCTGGCTGTAAGAAACAACAAATTATTTGCACTGTTGATCCAGCATTTAACGTGAAAGGCTGGGAGATTGAGCAAAAAAGAGCGTTGCGTTATGTCCCTTGGTTGACAGGCGGTTTATCTGTTGTTGCAATAGGTATATCAAATGAGCCTGATTGTGAGCAGCATAATCACCCAAAACAATGGGCTATGATTGCAGATTTTGTAATTGAAAAATTCGGAGCGCATGTCCTCTTTTTACCAAGTAATACTGAGTCTGGAAAAGATTTGGTTGTAATGAAAAAAACTCATGCATTAATGAAATATCGAAAAAAGGCTATGATTATAGAAAAAGAACTGGAGCCTAAGGTCATGATTGCACTGATTGCACACTTAGAGCTTATGATTTCAAGCCGCATGCATCAACTTATTTTTAGTGCCATGGCAACAACTCCTTTTATCGGTATCAGTCGGTGTGATAAGACAGATACATTTCTTTCCTTCTTTGATATGAAAGCAGCTGCATCCACCCAGAATTGTACGCTAGGGAGGTTACGATTTACTCTTGAAGAAACTTGGGGACAACGAGAAGAGATTAAAAAGCACATAGCAGGCGTTACGAAGAAACTTTATGCAAGAAGTCTTGAAACTGAATTACTCGTTAGAAATTGTTTAGAGAAAATCTATATGATGCCAGTGCAAAAGCGCCCTTGGTCGTTGAGGTTACGCTTTCTTCTTAAAGCCTTTTTTATGAAGCTTGGTAAAGATACAAAAAAAACTCCTCCACCTGTTGCCCCATCAGGAGACAACTAA
- a CDS encoding S-adenosylmethionine decarboxylase gives MSFTAEEKQRAFGFHLMLDCYQCNPEHLDNIDSCYRFLDELVLITGATKQTQPYVFRTPEEFAGKEGLSGWVPLVESGISIHTLTVSNFISLDVYSCKEFSREDITAFTQQFFQPAEIEERFLLRGLKYH, from the coding sequence ATGTCCTTTACTGCGGAAGAAAAGCAACGGGCCTTTGGTTTTCATCTCATGTTGGACTGCTACCAATGTAATCCTGAGCACTTGGATAATATAGACTCCTGCTACAGGTTCCTTGATGAGCTGGTCCTCATAACCGGGGCCACCAAGCAGACCCAACCCTATGTATTCAGGACGCCGGAGGAATTTGCCGGTAAGGAAGGCTTATCCGGCTGGGTCCCCCTGGTGGAATCAGGGATTTCCATCCATACCCTGACAGTAAGTAATTTCATCAGTCTGGATGTCTATTCCTGCAAGGAATTCAGTCGGGAAGATATCACCGCCTTTACCCAGCAGTTCTTTCAGCCAGCTGAGATTGAAGAGCGCTTCCTGTTGCGAGGCCTGAAATATCATTGA